From Rhodoferax sp. AJA081-3, the proteins below share one genomic window:
- the aroB gene encoding 3-dehydroquinate synthase, with protein sequence MQAPISTPTVHIDLGDRSYPILIAPALLDNPACFASLPAGNTALIVTNVTVGPLYAQRLQVTLLKQYKAVHVVTLPDGEEHKTWQTLNSIFDALLAHACDRKTVLFALGGGVVGDMTGFAAASYMRGVPFVQVPTTLLSQVDSSVGGKTGINHPLGKNMVGAFYQPLLVVCDLDTLKTLPARELSAGLAEVIKYGPIADLVFLDWIEANMDALLQRDVPALAYAIQRSCEIKAWVVGQDERESGLRAILNFGHTFGHAIEAGMGYGKWLHGEAVGCGMVMAAELSRELGLVDTAFVQRLRTLVQRAGLPVIGPRLDADDNAGRYLDLMRVDKKAEGGEIRFVVIDGPSHATLRAAPDALVRRVVDACCA encoded by the coding sequence ATGCAAGCACCGATATCCACACCGACCGTCCACATTGACCTGGGCGATCGCAGCTACCCCATTCTGATTGCCCCAGCCTTGCTGGATAACCCGGCATGCTTCGCGTCACTGCCCGCTGGCAACACGGCGCTGATTGTGACCAATGTCACCGTCGGCCCTCTGTACGCCCAGCGCCTGCAAGTTACCTTGCTGAAGCAATACAAGGCAGTACATGTCGTCACCTTGCCCGACGGGGAAGAACACAAGACTTGGCAGACGCTCAACTCCATATTTGATGCCCTGCTGGCCCACGCTTGTGACCGCAAAACGGTGTTGTTTGCCTTGGGCGGTGGGGTGGTAGGGGACATGACGGGTTTCGCTGCAGCCAGCTACATGCGCGGCGTACCCTTCGTGCAGGTTCCGACAACCTTGTTGTCCCAGGTCGATTCATCGGTAGGGGGCAAAACCGGTATCAACCACCCTCTGGGCAAAAACATGGTGGGTGCGTTTTACCAGCCGTTGCTGGTAGTGTGTGATCTGGACACCTTAAAAACCCTGCCCGCACGCGAACTCAGTGCGGGACTGGCGGAAGTCATCAAGTACGGACCGATTGCAGACCTCGTTTTCCTGGATTGGATAGAGGCCAACATGGATGCGCTGTTGCAGCGCGACGTTCCCGCCTTGGCTTACGCCATACAGCGCAGCTGCGAGATCAAAGCTTGGGTGGTGGGGCAGGACGAGCGCGAATCCGGCTTGCGTGCCATCCTCAATTTTGGCCATACCTTTGGACACGCAATTGAGGCGGGCATGGGTTATGGCAAGTGGTTGCATGGTGAGGCGGTGGGTTGTGGCATGGTCATGGCAGCAGAGCTGTCCCGTGAGCTCGGATTGGTGGATACGGCATTTGTGCAGCGGTTGCGTACTTTGGTGCAACGAGCAGGTCTGCCGGTGATTGGGCCGCGCCTGGATGCTGATGACAACGCAGGCCGCTACCTTGACCTGATGCGTGTGGACAAAAAGGCAGAAGGTGGTGAGATCCGATTTGTGGTGATCGACGGCCCTTCCCATGCCACATTGCGCGCTGCGCCTGACGCATTGGTCCGCAGGGTAGTGGATGCGTGTTGTGCTTGA
- a CDS encoding shikimate kinase, whose protein sequence is MGLPGSGKSTVGRQLARRLQLPFFDSDHVIEERLGCSIRVAFERDGEASFRDLEESVLDELTRLPRAVVSTGGGAVLRPATRKHLHDRGYVVYLNSSPDEIARRLKHDTSRPLLQVDDPVSRLRDLYAARDPLYRETAHFTVETGRPSVGTLVNMIVMQLELAGAHPLN, encoded by the coding sequence ATCGGCCTCCCCGGCTCCGGTAAATCCACCGTCGGGCGACAACTCGCCCGACGGCTCCAGCTTCCCTTTTTTGATTCCGATCACGTTATCGAAGAGCGCCTGGGCTGCTCGATCCGGGTGGCCTTCGAGCGTGATGGTGAAGCGTCGTTTCGGGATCTTGAAGAATCCGTTCTTGACGAATTGACGCGGTTGCCCCGCGCGGTGGTCTCAACCGGTGGCGGTGCAGTGTTACGGCCCGCAACACGCAAGCACCTGCATGACCGCGGGTACGTGGTCTACCTCAACTCCAGTCCAGACGAGATTGCACGCCGCCTCAAGCACGATACCAGCCGCCCGCTGTTGCAAGTGGACGACCCGGTCAGCCGTTTGCGGGACCTGTACGCAGCGCGCGATCCTCTCTACCGGGAAACAGCCCACTTCACCGTAGAAACCGGCCGCCCGTCGGTGGGAACCTTGGTCAATATGATTGTTATGCAGCTGGAGCTTGCGGGGGCGCATCCTCTAAACTAG
- a CDS encoding DUF1415 domain-containing protein — MQEHASNDDGVVVADTQRWLQRAVIGLNLCPFAKAVEVKGQIHYAVSRSVDFKDLLDDLGNELKDLATLTPAIRDTTLLIASDGLTDFLEFNDFLAQANRLLAKRGYAGIFQIASLHPHYEFADAQPDDMANFTNRSPYPTLHILREESIDRAVKAFPHAETIFQANIDTMRRIGPPGWDALGVGASPHGKIGP; from the coding sequence ATGCAGGAACATGCTTCCAACGATGATGGTGTTGTAGTAGCAGACACCCAGCGCTGGCTGCAGCGCGCGGTGATCGGCCTGAACCTGTGCCCGTTTGCCAAGGCGGTGGAGGTGAAAGGCCAGATCCACTATGCCGTGAGCCGGTCCGTGGACTTCAAGGACCTGCTGGACGATCTCGGCAATGAGTTAAAAGACCTCGCAACCCTCACCCCTGCTATACGAGATACTACACTTTTGATAGCATCCGACGGATTGACCGACTTCCTGGAGTTCAACGACTTCCTGGCCCAGGCCAACCGCTTGCTGGCGAAGCGAGGATACGCGGGCATCTTCCAGATCGCCAGCCTGCACCCACACTACGAGTTCGCCGACGCCCAGCCGGATGACATGGCCAATTTCACCAACCGCTCGCCGTACCCCACCTTGCACATCCTGCGTGAGGAAAGCATAGACCGCGCGGTCAAGGCGTTCCCCCATGCTGAGACCATCTTCCAGGCCAATATCGACACCATGCGGCGGATCGGCCCCCCGGGTTGGGACGCGCTCGGCGTGGGCGCCAGCCCACATGGCAAGATAGGCCCATGA
- a CDS encoding transposase — protein sequence MARLPRLTLPGHPHHVIQRGNNRQAIFASSADYQTMLDLLDENARKFNVAIHAYVLMGNHFHLLATPETADGLPQMMQAVGRRYVRYFNDCQKRTGTLWEGRYKSTLIQTERYLLACMAYIDLNPVRADMVVQAKDYPWSSHGHYLGARIDKLITPHALVWALGNTPFAREAAYADLVQAGISTSQQQALTDSALRGWALGAPEFVENLQKKTTRRVSKGTAGRPVSTPKTKD from the coding sequence ATGGCCCGCCTCCCGCGCCTGACCTTACCCGGTCACCCCCACCATGTGATCCAGCGGGGGAATAACCGCCAGGCGATCTTTGCGTCCAGCGCCGACTACCAGACCATGCTGGACCTGCTGGACGAAAACGCCCGCAAATTCAACGTTGCCATCCACGCCTATGTGCTGATGGGCAACCACTTCCACCTGCTGGCCACACCCGAGACCGCCGATGGTCTGCCGCAGATGATGCAGGCCGTCGGCAGGCGTTATGTGCGTTACTTCAACGACTGCCAGAAACGCACCGGCACCCTGTGGGAGGGGCGTTACAAATCCACACTGATACAGACCGAACGCTACCTGCTGGCATGTATGGCCTACATCGACCTCAACCCGGTCCGTGCCGATATGGTGGTCCAGGCCAAGGACTACCCCTGGTCCAGCCACGGCCATTACCTTGGTGCGCGGATCGACAAACTCATCACGCCGCACGCCCTTGTCTGGGCCTTGGGCAACACCCCTTTCGCACGCGAAGCGGCCTACGCCGATTTGGTGCAGGCCGGTATCAGCACGTCGCAGCAGCAGGCCCTGACCGACTCAGCGCTGCGTGGCTGGGCCTTGGGCGCGCCCGAGTTTGTGGAAAATTTGCAAAAAAAGACAACACGCCGCGTGTCCAAAGGCACTGCCGGCAGGCCGGTTTCCACACCAAAGACCAAGGATTAA
- a CDS encoding deoxyguanosinetriphosphate triphosphohydrolase encodes MTLAPYACDPLQSRGRRFAEPDAPTRTAYQRDRDRIVHSTAFRRLVYKTQVFLNHEGDLFRTRLTHSLEVAQLGRSIARALHLNEDLVEAIALAHDLGHTPFGHAGQDALNDCMRAHGGFEHNLQSLRVVDHLEESYPQFNGINLTFETREGILKHCSRAHAQALEASEPDGVGRRFLEGTQPSLEAQLCNLADEIAYNSHDIDDGMRSGLITMDQLQEVPLFEHHHFQTLRDYPELATKQHHRRLLFEVIRRMLSAQVYDLIAVSQSRLAVAVPGSPNEIRNTAPLLAFGADMRKNATQLKQFLFRNLYRHPQVMQTTDLAKQIVRDLFDAYTTAPAEIPGNVDTQQEALPLARVIADYVAGMTDRFASREHHRLTGKRLLV; translated from the coding sequence ATGACATTGGCACCCTACGCCTGTGACCCCCTACAGTCGCGGGGCAGAAGATTCGCCGAACCCGATGCACCCACCCGTACGGCCTACCAGCGTGACCGGGACCGCATCGTCCACTCCACAGCGTTTCGTCGCCTGGTCTACAAGACCCAGGTGTTCCTCAACCATGAGGGTGATCTGTTCCGCACCCGGCTGACCCATTCGCTGGAGGTCGCCCAGTTGGGGCGGTCCATTGCACGTGCATTGCACCTCAACGAAGACCTGGTGGAGGCCATCGCCCTGGCCCACGATCTGGGGCACACCCCCTTTGGACACGCTGGGCAGGATGCACTCAACGACTGTATGCGGGCGCATGGTGGCTTTGAACACAACTTGCAGAGCCTGCGTGTGGTGGACCATCTGGAAGAGAGTTATCCGCAATTCAACGGGATCAACCTCACATTCGAAACACGCGAGGGCATTCTCAAACACTGTTCCCGCGCCCATGCGCAGGCCTTGGAGGCGAGCGAGCCCGACGGCGTGGGCCGGCGATTTTTGGAAGGCACCCAACCCAGCCTGGAAGCCCAGTTGTGCAACCTGGCGGATGAGATAGCCTACAACTCCCACGACATCGACGACGGTATGCGCTCAGGCCTCATCACCATGGATCAGCTGCAGGAGGTTCCGCTGTTTGAACACCACCACTTCCAGACCTTGCGGGACTATCCCGAGTTGGCGACCAAACAGCACCACCGACGTCTGCTGTTTGAAGTGATACGCCGCATGCTGAGCGCGCAGGTGTACGACCTGATTGCGGTCAGCCAGTCTCGCCTGGCTGTGGCCGTGCCCGGCAGTCCCAATGAGATTCGCAACACCGCCCCGTTGCTGGCGTTTGGCGCAGACATGCGCAAAAACGCCACACAGCTCAAGCAGTTTCTGTTTCGCAACCTGTACCGCCATCCGCAGGTGATGCAAACCACCGACCTTGCCAAACAGATCGTCAGAGATTTGTTTGACGCCTACACCACTGCGCCAGCGGAAATACCGGGAAATGTCGACACGCAACAGGAAGCGCTGCCCTTGGCGCGCGTGATTGCCGACTACGTCGCGGGTATGACCGACCGATTTGCTTCCCGCGAGCACCATCGTCTGACAGGTAAACGGCTGCTGGTTTGA
- a CDS encoding glutamate synthase-related protein — MTTAAEIQHLQNHGLYSKEHEHDACGVGFVAHIKGTKSHDIVKNALKILDNLDHRGAVGADKLMGDGAGILIQLPDALYREEMAAQGVTLPPPGEYGVGMIFLPKEHASRLACEQEMERAIKAEGQVLLGWRDVPVNRDMPMSPTVREKEPIQRQVFIGRGQDVIVQDALERKLYVIRKTASAAIQNLHLKHSKEYYVPSMSSRTVVYKGLLLADQVGVYFLDLSDVRCVSALGLVHQRFSTNTFPEWPLAHPYRYVAHNGEINTVKGNYNWMKAREGVMSSPVLGADLQKLYPISFASQSDTATFDNCLELLTMAGYPLSQAVMMMIPEPWEQHTTMDGRRKAFYEYHAAMMEPWDGPASIVFTDGRQIGATLDRNGLRPSRYCITDDDLVIMGSESGVLPVPENKIVRKWRLQPGKMFLIDLEQGRMIDDEELKASLANSKPYKQWIENLRIRLDDVQGSGEPASEMESQVSLLDRQQAFGFTQEDLKFLIAPMAAAGEEAIGSMGNDSPLAVLSDKNKPLYNYFKQLFAQVTNPPIDPIREAIVMSLVSFIGPKPNLLDINQVNPPMRMEVSQPVLDFADMAKLRDIEKHTQGKFRSYTLDITYPLAWGHEGVEAKLASLCAEAVDAIKGGKNILIISDRGISATQVAIPALLALSAIHQHLVIEGLRTTAGLVVETGTAREVHHFGVLAGYGAEAVHPYLAMETLVSIHKDLPGDLSADKAIYNYVKAVGKGLSKIMSKMGVSTYMSYCGAQLFEAIGLSSATVQKYFTGTPSRVEGIGVFEIAEEAIRMHKAAFGNDPVLANALDAGGEYAWRVRGEDHMWSPDAIAKLQHSTRSNNWNTYKEYAQIINDQSKRHLTLRGLFEFKFDPTKAIPVDEVEPAKEIVKRFATGAMSLGSISTEAHATLAIAMNRIGGKSNTGEGGEDPARYRNELKGIPITQGQTMADIIGKDVVEVDIPMNAGDSLRSRIKQVASGRFGVTAEYLSSADQIQIKMAQGAKPGEGGQLPGGKVSDYIGRLRHSVPGVGLISPPPHHDIYSIEDLAQLIHDLKNVAPHSSISVKLVSEIGVGTIAAGVAKCKSDHVVIAGHDGGTGASPWSSIKHAGSPWEIGLAETQQTLVLNRLRSRIRVQADGQMKTGRDVAIGALLGADEFGFATAPLVVEGCIMMRKCHLNTCPVGVATQDPALRKKFSGKPEHVVNYFFFIAEEVRQIMAQLGIRKFDDLIGRSDLLDMRKGIEHWKASGLDFSRLFAQPQVPADVPRYQTLEQDHGLEKALDNVLIAKCRAAIDKGEKVQFMEAARNVNRSVGAMLSGAVTKVHPQGLPDNTIHIQLEGTGGQSFGAFLTNGITLYLIGDANDYTGKGLSGGRVVVRPSIDFRGVAVNNTIVGNTVMYGATAGEAFFSGVGGERFAVRLSGATAVVEGTGDHGCEYMTGGTVAVLGKTGRNFAAGMSGGIAYVYDEDGQFAKRCNTAMVSMEKVLPAAEQEASVPKAIWHRGLADEVQLRKLLEEHNRWTGSKRARDLLDDWDTARAKFIKVFPNEYKRALGEIHMKKQAVAPVKSASAATKKVVTTGK; from the coding sequence ATGACCACGGCAGCCGAAATCCAACACCTTCAGAACCACGGTTTGTATTCCAAAGAGCACGAGCATGACGCCTGTGGCGTCGGTTTTGTGGCCCACATCAAGGGCACCAAGTCGCACGACATCGTCAAGAATGCGCTGAAGATTCTGGACAACCTGGACCACCGGGGTGCGGTGGGTGCAGACAAACTGATGGGCGACGGCGCCGGCATCCTGATCCAGTTGCCCGACGCGTTGTACCGCGAAGAGATGGCCGCACAAGGCGTAACGCTGCCGCCACCCGGCGAATACGGCGTGGGGATGATCTTTCTGCCGAAGGAACATGCATCCCGCCTGGCCTGCGAGCAGGAGATGGAACGCGCGATCAAGGCCGAAGGCCAGGTGCTGCTGGGTTGGCGCGATGTGCCGGTGAACCGCGACATGCCCATGTCGCCCACTGTGCGCGAGAAAGAACCCATCCAGCGCCAGGTTTTCATAGGCCGCGGCCAGGACGTCATCGTGCAGGACGCGCTGGAGCGCAAGCTGTACGTGATCCGCAAGACCGCCAGCGCCGCCATCCAGAACCTGCACCTCAAGCACAGCAAAGAGTATTACGTGCCCAGCATGAGCAGCCGCACCGTGGTCTACAAGGGCTTGCTGCTGGCGGACCAGGTGGGCGTGTATTTCCTGGACCTGAGCGATGTGCGCTGCGTCTCCGCGTTGGGCCTGGTGCACCAGCGCTTCTCCACCAACACCTTCCCTGAGTGGCCGCTGGCCCACCCGTATCGTTATGTCGCGCACAACGGTGAAATCAACACCGTCAAGGGCAACTACAACTGGATGAAGGCGCGCGAAGGCGTGATGTCGTCCCCCGTGCTGGGCGCGGACTTGCAGAAGCTGTACCCCATCAGCTTTGCCAGCCAGTCCGACACGGCCACCTTCGACAACTGCCTGGAATTGCTGACCATGGCCGGTTACCCGCTGAGCCAGGCCGTCATGATGATGATCCCCGAGCCCTGGGAGCAGCACACCACCATGGATGGCCGCCGCAAGGCCTTCTACGAATACCACGCCGCGATGATGGAGCCGTGGGACGGGCCGGCCTCCATCGTGTTCACCGACGGTCGTCAGATCGGCGCCACGCTGGACCGCAACGGCCTGCGCCCCTCGCGCTACTGCATCACCGATGACGATCTGGTCATCATGGGTTCCGAGTCCGGCGTGTTGCCCGTGCCCGAGAACAAGATCGTGCGCAAATGGCGCCTGCAGCCCGGCAAGATGTTCTTGATCGACCTGGAACAGGGCCGCATGATCGACGACGAAGAGTTGAAGGCTAGCCTGGCCAACAGCAAGCCCTACAAGCAGTGGATCGAAAACTTGCGCATCCGGCTGGATGACGTGCAGGGCAGTGGCGAGCCGGCCAGCGAAATGGAAAGCCAGGTCAGCCTGCTGGATCGCCAGCAGGCCTTTGGCTTCACGCAGGAAGACCTGAAGTTCCTGATCGCCCCTATGGCTGCCGCTGGTGAAGAGGCTATTGGCTCCATGGGCAACGACAGCCCGCTGGCCGTGTTGTCCGACAAAAACAAGCCGCTGTACAACTACTTCAAGCAGTTGTTCGCCCAGGTGACCAACCCGCCGATCGACCCGATCCGCGAAGCCATCGTGATGAGCCTCGTGTCCTTCATCGGCCCCAAGCCCAACCTGTTGGACATCAACCAGGTCAACCCGCCCATGCGGATGGAGGTTAGCCAGCCGGTGCTGGACTTTGCCGACATGGCCAAGCTGCGCGATATTGAGAAGCACACGCAGGGCAAGTTCCGCAGCTACACGCTGGACATCACCTACCCACTGGCCTGGGGCCACGAGGGCGTGGAAGCCAAGCTGGCATCCTTGTGCGCCGAAGCGGTGGACGCGATCAAGGGTGGCAAAAACATCCTGATCATCAGCGACCGCGGTATCAGCGCCACGCAGGTGGCGATCCCCGCACTGCTGGCTTTGAGCGCCATCCACCAGCACTTGGTGATTGAAGGCCTGCGTACCACGGCCGGCCTGGTGGTCGAGACCGGTACTGCCCGCGAGGTGCACCACTTCGGCGTCTTGGCGGGTTACGGCGCAGAAGCCGTTCACCCCTACCTGGCCATGGAAACCCTGGTCAGCATCCACAAAGACCTGCCGGGCGATCTGTCCGCCGACAAGGCCATCTACAACTACGTCAAGGCGGTGGGCAAGGGACTAAGCAAGATCATGTCCAAGATGGGCGTGTCCACCTATATGAGCTACTGCGGCGCGCAGCTGTTCGAGGCCATTGGCCTGTCCAGCGCCACGGTGCAAAAATATTTCACCGGCACCCCCAGCCGCGTCGAAGGCATAGGTGTTTTCGAGATCGCCGAAGAAGCCATCCGTATGCACAAGGCTGCGTTTGGTAACGACCCGGTGTTGGCCAATGCGCTGGACGCCGGTGGTGAATATGCCTGGCGCGTGCGCGGCGAAGACCATATGTGGTCGCCCGACGCCATCGCCAAGCTGCAGCACAGCACCCGTTCCAACAACTGGAACACCTACAAGGAATACGCGCAGATCATCAACGACCAGAGCAAGCGCCACCTGACACTGCGCGGCCTGTTCGAGTTCAAGTTCGACCCTACCAAGGCCATTCCTGTGGATGAGGTCGAGCCCGCCAAGGAAATCGTCAAACGCTTCGCCACCGGCGCCATGTCGCTGGGTTCCATCAGCACCGAAGCCCACGCCACGCTGGCCATTGCGATGAACCGCATCGGCGGCAAGAGCAACACGGGCGAGGGCGGTGAAGACCCTGCGCGTTACCGCAACGAACTCAAAGGTATCCCGATCACCCAGGGTCAGACCATGGCCGACATCATCGGCAAGGATGTGGTGGAAGTCGACATCCCCATGAATGCCGGTGACAGCCTGCGTTCCCGCATCAAGCAGGTCGCGTCCGGTCGTTTCGGTGTCACCGCCGAGTACCTGTCCAGCGCCGACCAGATCCAGATCAAGATGGCCCAGGGCGCCAAACCGGGCGAGGGCGGGCAACTGCCCGGCGGCAAGGTGTCCGACTACATCGGTCGCCTGCGCCACTCGGTGCCCGGTGTGGGCCTGATTTCGCCCCCACCGCACCACGACATCTATTCGATCGAAGATCTGGCGCAGCTGATCCACGATCTGAAGAACGTGGCGCCGCACAGCTCCATCAGCGTCAAGCTGGTGTCCGAAATTGGCGTCGGCACCATCGCCGCGGGTGTGGCCAAGTGCAAGAGCGACCACGTGGTGATCGCCGGGCATGATGGTGGTACCGGCGCGTCGCCCTGGTCGTCGATCAAACATGCCGGCAGCCCTTGGGAAATCGGCCTGGCCGAGACGCAGCAAACCCTGGTGCTGAACCGCCTGCGCAGTCGTATCCGTGTGCAGGCTGACGGCCAGATGAAGACCGGCCGCGACGTCGCCATTGGCGCGCTGTTGGGTGCGGACGAGTTCGGCTTTGCGACCGCGCCGCTGGTGGTCGAAGGCTGCATCATGATGCGCAAGTGCCACCTCAACACCTGCCCGGTGGGCGTGGCCACGCAAGACCCCGCACTGCGTAAGAAGTTCTCCGGCAAGCCCGAGCATGTCGTCAATTACTTCTTCTTCATCGCCGAAGAAGTGCGCCAGATCATGGCCCAACTGGGCATCCGCAAGTTCGACGACCTGATTGGCCGCTCCGACCTGCTGGACATGCGCAAGGGAATCGAACACTGGAAGGCCAGCGGCCTGGATTTCAGCCGTTTGTTCGCCCAGCCACAAGTGCCGGCCGATGTGCCCCGCTACCAGACGCTGGAACAGGACCACGGTCTGGAAAAGGCGCTGGACAATGTGCTGATCGCCAAGTGCCGTGCCGCCATCGACAAGGGTGAGAAGGTGCAGTTCATGGAAGCCGCGCGCAACGTCAACCGTTCGGTCGGCGCCATGTTGTCCGGCGCGGTGACCAAGGTGCACCCCCAGGGTCTGCCCGACAACACCATCCACATCCAGCTGGAAGGCACGGGTGGCCAGTCCTTCGGCGCTTTCCTGACCAATGGCATCACGCTGTACTTGATTGGTGACGCCAATGACTACACCGGCAAGGGCCTCAGCGGTGGTCGTGTGGTGGTGCGCCCCAGCATCGACTTCCGTGGCGTGGCGGTCAACAACACCATCGTCGGCAACACCGTGATGTACGGTGCGACGGCGGGAGAGGCCTTCTTCAGCGGCGTGGGTGGCGAGCGCTTTGCGGTGCGCCTGTCGGGCGCCACTGCGGTTGTCGAGGGCACGGGTGACCACGGTTGCGAATACATGACCGGCGGCACGGTGGCCGTGCTGGGCAAAACCGGGCGCAACTTTGCGGCCGGCATGAGCGGCGGTATTGCCTACGTGTACGACGAAGACGGCCAGTTCGCCAAGCGTTGCAACACGGCCATGGTGTCCATGGAAAAAGTGTTGCCCGCTGCCGAGCAAGAGGCGTCTGTGCCCAAGGCCATCTGGCACCGCGGCCTGGCCGACGAAGTGCAACTGCGCAAATTGCTGGAAGAGCACAACCGCTGGACCGGCAGCAAACGCGCCCGCGACCTGCTGGACGACTGGGATACGGCCCGCGCCAAGTTCATCAAGGTCTTCCCCAACGAGTACAAACGTGCCCTGGGCGAGATTCATATGAAAAAGCAGGCTGTAGCCCCCGTGAAATCTGCATCTGCTGCTACAAAAAAAGTAGTGACCACCGGCAAATAA
- a CDS encoding SAM-dependent methyltransferase, which produces MKQRKNAGDAAAQTPPQRTRPAPTNPLESELRPGQSIELLKELHILTREGKLNQDSRRKLKQVYHLYQFIEKLLLELPTAGEGATLADHGAGKSYLGFIIYDLFFKSLKAGHIYGVESRSELVQKSRELATRLGFERMSFLNVTVAESTDSDAMPNQIDVVTALHACDTATDDAIAFGLQKKARCLVLVPCCQAEIARNLNASKALSLSRTPLAELWRHPLHTREMGSQITNVLRCLYLEACGYQVTVTELVGWEHSMKNELIIARRSNKPNRAAADRLAALLDEFGLSALRETRFALPVQ; this is translated from the coding sequence ATGAAACAACGCAAAAACGCCGGTGATGCCGCTGCACAGACGCCACCGCAACGAACCAGGCCAGCCCCGACCAATCCCCTGGAATCCGAGCTGCGACCCGGCCAAAGTATTGAACTGCTGAAAGAACTGCACATCCTCACCCGCGAGGGCAAGCTCAACCAGGACTCGCGGCGCAAACTCAAACAGGTCTACCACCTTTACCAGTTCATCGAAAAGCTGCTGCTGGAGCTGCCCACCGCAGGGGAGGGCGCGACGTTGGCCGACCACGGTGCAGGCAAGTCTTACCTGGGTTTCATCATCTATGACCTGTTCTTCAAAAGTTTGAAGGCCGGCCACATTTACGGTGTGGAGTCACGGTCAGAGCTGGTTCAAAAGTCCCGCGAATTGGCGACACGCTTGGGCTTTGAGCGCATGTCCTTCTTGAACGTCACCGTGGCCGAGTCAACGGATTCGGACGCCATGCCAAACCAGATCGATGTGGTCACCGCCCTGCATGCCTGCGACACGGCCACCGACGACGCCATCGCCTTTGGCCTGCAGAAGAAGGCGCGTTGCCTGGTGCTGGTGCCCTGCTGCCAGGCCGAAATCGCGCGCAACCTGAATGCCAGCAAGGCCTTGTCACTCAGCCGCACACCCCTGGCCGAGCTGTGGCGGCATCCGCTGCACACCCGAGAAATGGGCAGCCAGATCACCAATGTGCTGCGCTGCCTCTACCTGGAGGCCTGCGGCTACCAAGTCACGGTGACCGAGCTGGTGGGTTGGGAGCACAGCATGAAGAACGAGCTCATCATCGCCCGCCGCAGCAACAAGCCCAATCGCGCAGCGGCAGACCGGCTGGCGGCGCTGCTGGATGAGTTTGGGCTCTCGGCCCTGCGGGAAACACGCTTCGCGTTGCCAGTGCAATAA